Part of the Elusimicrobiota bacterium genome, GGAACAGAAATTATTGATTTAGGAATCTTACGGCATTCAACCAGCCATGTAATGGCACAGGCGGTTTTGGAACTTTTCCCTGACACGAAACTTGCCATAGGTCCTGCAATAGAAGACGGTTTTTATTATGATTTTGATACACCACAGCCATTCAATCCTTCCGACCTTGAAAAAATAGAAAACAGAATGAAAGAAATCGTTAATGGTAACCACGAATTTGTTCGGACTGAAATGTCTAAAAAGGAAGCACTTGACTTTTTTACAAAAAGAAATGAGCCATACAAAATTGAACTGATAAACGAAATTCCCGACGAGAATGTCTCGCTGTATCAACACGATACTTTTATTGATTTATGCCGTGGTCCTCATCTTGAAAACACAAAAGATATAAAACATTTTAAACTGCTTTCAATTGCAGGCGCATACTGGCGGGGTTCTGAAAAAAACAAGATGCTTCAACGAATTTACGGTACCGCTTTTCTAACACAAAAAGAGCTAACAGAATATCTACAAAAATTAGAAGAAGCCAAAAAACGAGACCATCGGATTCTTGGAAAAACACTTAACCTGTTTTCAATCCACGAAGAAGTTGGCGCAGGGCTTATACACTGGCATCCTAAAGGTGCAATTATCAGAAAAATTATAGAGGACTACTGGACTGAGAAGCATCAAAAAGCGGGTTACCAGATTGTTTATACACCACATATCGCATCAGAAGAAATTTACAAAACCAGTGGGCATCTGGAAAAATACTCAGACCTGATGTATTCATCTATGGAGATTGAAGGCAACCCGTTCCGTGTAAAACCAATGAACTGTCCCAATCATATAATGATATACAAAACCCAACTGCATTCTTACAGAGAACTTCCACTACGAATTGCTGAATTAGG contains:
- the thrS gene encoding threonine--tRNA ligase, coding for MGRKGTEIIDLGILRHSTSHVMAQAVLELFPDTKLAIGPAIEDGFYYDFDTPQPFNPSDLEKIENRMKEIVNGNHEFVRTEMSKKEALDFFTKRNEPYKIELINEIPDENVSLYQHDTFIDLCRGPHLENTKDIKHFKLLSIAGAYWRGSEKNKMLQRIYGTAFLTQKELTEYLQKLEEAKKRDHRILGKTLNLFSIHEEVGAGLIHWHPKGAIIRKIIEDYWTEKHQKAGYQIVYTPHIASEEIYKTSGHLEKYSDLMYSSMEIEGNPFRVKPMNCPNHIMIYKTQLHSYRELPLRIAELGTVYRFEKSGVLHGLMRVRGFTIDDAHIFCTKDDVEKEIISVFNFTIGFLKQFGFENYNITLSTRPEQYVGELEKWDLATESLKKLLEKTGYEYQLDDGGGAFYGPKISVEIKDILGRLWQCSTIQFDFNLPERFNVTFRNAEGKDEQVVMIHRAIFGSLERFFGVLIEHYGGAFPFWLSPVQIRILPITDNQQKYAEEVKAKLDNFRVEIDSRNEKLNYKIREAQIEKIPYLIILGKKEQESKKIAVRLYGENSTTTKDIKKFLEEILDK